One genomic window of Cinclus cinclus chromosome 6, bCinCin1.1, whole genome shotgun sequence includes the following:
- the LOC134045615 gene encoding LOW QUALITY PROTEIN: inositol 1,4,5-trisphosphate receptor-interacting protein-like 1 (The sequence of the model RefSeq protein was modified relative to this genomic sequence to represent the inferred CDS: inserted 1 base in 1 codon; deleted 1 base in 1 codon): MQGQPLMGEPWAGHAAAAAAAAAASALLPASCVGPCPSWPRSPSILVPAAPTASCLPHSPTQGLLSILPQTMNSVVLLFVLLKTLIQYPQLVGDVPDEETRLRMEVHAKHMEWERIWLEWQVEQLDLKQSGMEQSLQLLALAVLLFLVLVLWLMGCKRSLRREEPEEGNNGANKEEVRNGLANEEVDVGNAEEEDDANGEEDGNGDGNXEDGNVAGNGEDNIENAVVNEAANAANNDLAIAAYEEDNDLDDNVGRTVMQRIQWPVQDLQAGCEWTMNLMDKYAVYFGHVLSNSFYPVLHQAIGVGSAFEGWSPREQDVVYQVLIPMTPPRGHSFHLELDSAEHRQVRNFRVRVQLECTCTKEQQGENVLCFLHQPEEELRRSQDPSLLDTLCTDSYLDVHKTARWFHQLVRAIWPALPQSHNGHLTLLPSRRCCQFKVTNGRESFRIEVLFGVRRGDSDVFVSSQPKEAHTQSTTWPETYAVAETEFFKHVAKQAPPDSLHLKCLQFFTRLVLGFSFSTYSMKTIVMHLLNVVPVSQWRRRDLLRRLLDIHEGLRFCVQAKHLNHFIVGNQRLPPNIHLPPDVQRGHTYNLFHRLAEESAAHTQAVSEYRDLQKRFQRILLAER, encoded by the exons atgcagggacagcccctgaTGGGAGAACCTTGGGCAggtcatgctgctgctgctgctgctgctgctgctgcttctgc tttgctgcctgccagctgtGTGGGGCCCTGTCCTTCCTGGCCCCGGAGCCCT AGCATTCTCGTCCCTGCTGCCCCCACTGCTAGCTGcctccctcacagccccactCAAGGCCTTCTCTCCATCCTCCCGCAGACCATGAATTCCGTGGTATTGCTCTTCGTGCTCTTGAAAACCCTCATCCAGTACCCACAGCTCGTGGGTGATGTTCCAGATGAGGAAACACGTCTGCGCATGGAAGTGCATGCCAAGCacatggaatgggagaggatTTGGCTGGAGTGGCAGGTGGAGCAGCTGGACCTGAAGCAGAGTGGAATGGAGCAGTCCTTGCAGCTCTTGGCTCTTGCTGTGCTCCTGTTCCTTGTCTTGGTCCTGTGGCTGATGGGGTGCAAAAGGAGCCTGAGGAGAGAGGAGCCTGAAGAAGGAAACAATGGTGCAAACAAAGAGGAGGTCAGAAATGGGCTTGCAAATGAAGAAGTGGATGTTGGAAAtgcagaagaagaagatgatGCGAATGGGGAGGAAGATGGCAATGGTGATGGTA GGGAAGACGGCAACGTTGCTGGAAATGGAGAAGATAATATTGAGAACGCAGTTGTCAATGAGGCTGCAAATGCCGCAAACAATGATCTTGCAATCGCGGCCTATGAAGAAGACAACGATTTGGACGATAACGTTGGAAGAACTGTGATGCAACGCATACAGTGGCCTGTACAGGACCTGCAGGCTGGCTGCGAGTGGACAATGAACCTGATGGATAAGTATGCGGTTTACTTTGGACACGTCTTATCAAACAGTTTCTACCCAGTCCTGCACCAAGCCATCGGGGTGGGCAGCGCCTTTGAAGGTTGGAGTCCCCGTGAGCAGGATGTTGTGTACCAGGTGCTCATACCCATGACTCCTCCCCGAGGCCACAGCTTCCACCTGGAGCTggactctgcagagcacaggcaggtgaGGAACTTCCGTGTCCGCGTGCAGCTGGAGTGCACCTgcaccaaggagcagcagggggagAACGTGCTGTGCTTCCTGCACCAGCccgaggaggagctgaggaggagTCAGGATCCCAGCCTCCTAGACACCCTGTGCACCGACTCCTACCTCGATGTGCACAAAACGGCCCGCTGGTTCCACCAGCTGGTGAGAGCCATCTGGCCAGCTTTGCCGCAGTCGCACAATGGGCATTTAACGCTGCTGCCCTCCAGACGCTGCTGCCAATTCAAGGTGACCAATGGCAGGGAAAGCTTCAGGATTGAGGTGTTGTTTGGGGTGCGCAGAGGCGACTCCGACGTCTTTGTGAGCAGCCAGCCTAAAGAGGCCCACACCCAAAGCACAACCTGGCCCGAGACCTATGCTGTGGCAGAGACTGAGTTCTTCAAGCACGTCGCCAAGCAGGCCCCCCCTGACAGTTTGCACCTCAAGTGCCTGCAGTTTTTCACCCGTCTTGTGCTGGGCTTCAGCTTCTCCACCTACAGCATGAAGACCATCGTCATGCACCTGCTCAACGTCGTGCCCGTGTCGCAGTGGCGCAGGAGAGATCTGCTGCGGCGCCTGCTGGATATCCACGAGGGCCTGCGCTTTTGCGTGCAAGCAAAACACCTCAACCACTTCATTGTGGGGAACCAGAGGCTGCCTCCCAACATCCATTTACCCCCAGATGTTCAAAGGGGTCACACATACAATCTCT